A genomic stretch from Sulfobacillus thermosulfidooxidans includes:
- a CDS encoding family 43 glycosylhydrolase: protein MNVMLFDPHHRIWDFWAVHDKHQYHLYFLQAPRAGHAYIRHDLASIGHAVSSDLIHWQRRQDALHKGRAGQWDDLSLWTGSVMGYQDKWFMFYTGRDARTRTQNIGLAVSDNLDIWTRFGQSPILYPHSKWYMTGSEETPESFTWRDPFVVYDPHSQLFYLLIACHDRSRPLGYQGAIGYAVSEDLYHWTLMPPLLSPGWFQHLEVPTIIWWEDAWYLFVSVKAEWFHPSSPFGRPITGTLCFRSQNITGPFVVVKPPIVVEKWYALRPVNLGTQWGLLGWRMGEEEGYPQHPFPYGVDNPKGLIQTANHTLQIINL, encoded by the coding sequence ATGAATGTCATGTTGTTTGATCCTCACCATCGAATTTGGGATTTTTGGGCGGTGCACGACAAGCACCAGTACCACCTTTATTTTTTACAAGCACCTCGAGCTGGACACGCATATATCCGTCATGATTTGGCTAGTATTGGCCATGCGGTTTCTTCGGATCTAATTCATTGGCAACGGCGTCAAGATGCGTTACACAAAGGGCGAGCGGGACAATGGGACGATCTGTCGTTGTGGACAGGGAGCGTGATGGGATATCAAGATAAATGGTTTATGTTTTATACGGGACGAGATGCGCGAACCAGAACGCAGAATATTGGGCTAGCCGTTTCCGATAATCTGGATATTTGGACTCGATTTGGTCAATCGCCCATTCTTTATCCGCATTCTAAGTGGTATATGACTGGCTCTGAAGAGACACCCGAATCTTTTACATGGCGGGATCCTTTTGTTGTATATGACCCACATTCCCAGCTGTTCTATCTCTTAATTGCGTGTCATGATCGTTCACGTCCTTTAGGCTATCAAGGTGCTATTGGCTACGCTGTGTCTGAGGATTTATATCACTGGACATTAATGCCGCCTCTGTTAAGCCCAGGTTGGTTTCAGCACTTAGAAGTTCCGACAATTATTTGGTGGGAGGATGCCTGGTATCTGTTTGTGTCCGTCAAAGCTGAATGGTTCCATCCGTCCAGTCCCTTTGGCCGACCTATTACCGGCACTTTATGTTTTCGTAGCCAAAACATTACTGGCCCTTTCGTCGTTGTCAAACCACCTATCGTTGTCGAAAAGTGGTATGCATTACGCCCGGTTAACTTGGGAACCCAGTGGGGTTTGTTGGGATGGCGCATGGGTGAGGAAGAAGGATATCCCCAACATCCTTTTCCGTATGGTGTAGATAATCCCAAAGGTTTGATTCAGACTGCAAACCATACCTTGCAAATAATTAACCTTTAG
- a CDS encoding OsmC family protein, translating into MTFEIQTHGKGATGFHRTNTAEFWSVEQRMGGEAEKPNPLELLLGSLTGCMNVVLQMVAHEKGWTDVNSEFHARGELDPRGLRGDAPVPPYFHTVTLDIAITGIPEAELDFVRREVGRRCPVHRLIEQAGIPIHESWHVR; encoded by the coding sequence ATGACATTTGAAATCCAGACCCATGGAAAGGGTGCAACCGGCTTTCACCGTACTAATACCGCAGAATTTTGGTCTGTTGAACAACGCATGGGCGGCGAAGCCGAAAAACCGAATCCCCTGGAATTGCTATTAGGTTCCCTTACCGGGTGCATGAATGTTGTTCTCCAAATGGTTGCGCACGAAAAGGGATGGACGGATGTGAATTCAGAATTTCATGCGCGCGGCGAACTTGATCCTCGTGGATTACGCGGGGATGCACCTGTGCCGCCATACTTTCACACGGTGACACTAGATATCGCCATCACAGGAATTCCCGAAGCCGAATTGGATTTTGTTCGCAGGGAAGTCGGTAGACGCTGCCCCGTTCACCGCCTTATCGAGCAAGCGGGCATTCCGATTCATGAGTCCTGGCATGTTCGATAA
- a CDS encoding ribokinase: MSTPKIVVIGSIVVDLPLSLPRDPVLGETLLVDSIGLTLGGKAINQGLQAALCDEPVIIIGKVGEDILGHWVIDQMIQKGLDTQGILHSGITSCAVPVILPNAQYILQVPGANRFVTPEDILLTQDLWENAEILLLQGEIPIEASLTAAQIAKNRHMLVICDPAPATAITDELLKWVDVLTPNVQELAVLSHLDGATIEEQAEQVWVNHSHFRALIVTLGDEGVFIQTHDIPGQKIPAPTITALDPTAAGDAFNGALAHSIRHGLSWDKACEVGCCAGALAASQKGASISLPPLATISEMWAQFYANR, encoded by the coding sequence ATGTCGACACCTAAAATTGTTGTTATAGGCAGTATTGTGGTAGATTTGCCCTTAAGCCTGCCTCGAGATCCTGTTTTGGGCGAAACATTATTGGTCGATTCTATCGGATTAACTCTCGGCGGAAAAGCCATTAACCAAGGACTCCAAGCGGCTTTATGCGACGAGCCCGTCATCATTATCGGCAAAGTTGGTGAAGATATTTTAGGGCATTGGGTTATTGACCAAATGATCCAAAAAGGATTAGACACCCAAGGGATATTGCATAGCGGAATCACATCATGCGCCGTTCCAGTGATTTTGCCAAATGCTCAGTATATTTTACAAGTTCCCGGCGCTAATAGGTTCGTGACACCTGAAGATATTCTTCTGACTCAAGACTTATGGGAAAACGCTGAGATCTTACTGCTTCAAGGAGAAATCCCCATCGAGGCATCTTTAACCGCTGCGCAAATAGCTAAAAACCGACATATGTTAGTCATTTGCGATCCGGCTCCCGCAACAGCCATCACCGATGAGTTGTTAAAATGGGTTGATGTCCTGACGCCCAATGTGCAAGAACTTGCAGTATTATCTCACCTTGATGGCGCAACAATCGAAGAACAGGCCGAGCAAGTTTGGGTTAACCATTCCCATTTTCGTGCTCTCATTGTCACACTGGGTGATGAGGGAGTATTTATTCAAACTCATGACATTCCTGGCCAAAAAATCCCTGCGCCCACAATTACTGCTCTCGATCCGACAGCTGCCGGAGATGCATTCAATGGTGCCCTAGCACACAGCATTAGACACGGACTATCATGGGACAAGGCTTGCGAAGTCGGCTGTTGTGCAGGAGCTTTAGCAGCAAGCCAAAAAGGCGCTTCTATCAGCCTGCCTCCATTAGCTACAATATCAGAAATGTGGGCTCAATTTTATGCCAATCGATAG
- a CDS encoding sensor domain-containing protein yields the protein MMEDFIMTILMNMTDGVSLVDLQSKRLIFTNPALLMMLGYRWDELKEFTIYDLVVSDKNQIDAHIQRVLEERRLDISEGVFRHKIGTFKRLEVHATPFWGIDALLLLVLVRERKDLSEPRQLGLQQPDEDEDKRDALTGFMTRHAFQQKIQDGLSATVQGTLLWLDITHFMDINKDRGFSVGDIILKMFAERLRQSVPGDILIARIADDEFALWSPYDRDALSVAHAVLNAVTRPYFVDNDVLTLTVSMGVVRYPEDGVNIEALFRHAVAALCQAKEVVGSTICSFDAQYHAGHMLRLTLRNQIPKALENHEFRLFYQPQIDIQTKTLVGMEALARWDKPGWGIIPPGQFIPVMEQSGLISAFGTWVMKTACVQNKMWQDAGLNPVKIAVNVSAQQFSDNTLMAAVEEALAISGLNPQWIELEITEGTAMQDIDHTRSLLRELKNVGINVVLDDFGTGFSSLAYLKNLPLDGLKIDLSFIQQLPDSATDAAIVIAILKMAKVLNLYVIAEGVETAEQLDFLRNEGCDVAQGYFVSPPKPAQDLEPLWENAARRTQVQ from the coding sequence ATGATGGAAGATTTTATAATGACGATACTCATGAACATGACCGATGGGGTCTCTTTAGTGGATCTGCAGTCAAAGCGTCTAATCTTTACTAATCCTGCCCTCTTGATGATGTTAGGTTATCGCTGGGACGAACTGAAGGAATTCACCATCTACGACCTTGTTGTCAGTGACAAAAACCAAATTGATGCGCATATACAACGTGTCTTGGAGGAACGTCGCCTGGATATTTCTGAGGGAGTGTTCCGCCACAAAATCGGAACGTTCAAGAGGTTGGAAGTCCATGCCACACCATTTTGGGGAATTGATGCGTTGTTGCTGCTTGTTTTGGTCAGAGAACGGAAGGACCTCTCGGAGCCTCGTCAGCTAGGTCTGCAACAACCGGACGAGGACGAGGATAAGCGAGATGCCTTGACAGGGTTTATGACTCGCCATGCCTTCCAACAAAAAATTCAAGACGGATTATCTGCTACCGTCCAGGGGACTTTATTATGGTTGGATATTACCCATTTTATGGATATTAACAAGGACCGCGGCTTTTCGGTAGGTGACATCATCTTGAAAATGTTTGCGGAACGGCTTCGACAGAGTGTCCCCGGGGACATCCTTATAGCCCGAATAGCGGACGATGAATTTGCCCTCTGGTCTCCTTATGACCGTGACGCATTAAGTGTCGCTCACGCGGTCCTCAACGCCGTGACTCGTCCTTATTTCGTTGACAACGATGTCCTGACGTTAACGGTTTCCATGGGCGTTGTCCGTTATCCTGAAGATGGCGTCAATATCGAGGCCCTATTCCGTCATGCGGTAGCGGCCTTGTGCCAGGCTAAAGAGGTTGTGGGAAGCACGATTTGCTCGTTTGACGCACAATATCATGCGGGTCATATGCTCCGGTTGACCTTGCGCAATCAGATACCCAAGGCTTTAGAAAACCACGAATTTCGCCTGTTTTACCAACCCCAAATTGACATTCAGACGAAAACACTGGTAGGGATGGAAGCGCTAGCCCGCTGGGACAAGCCCGGCTGGGGAATAATTCCTCCTGGTCAATTCATTCCGGTTATGGAACAAAGTGGATTGATAAGCGCTTTTGGTACCTGGGTAATGAAAACTGCCTGTGTTCAAAACAAAATGTGGCAAGATGCGGGATTAAATCCGGTAAAAATCGCTGTGAACGTGTCTGCCCAACAGTTTTCAGACAATACATTGATGGCCGCTGTTGAAGAAGCCTTAGCCATCAGTGGATTAAATCCGCAATGGATTGAGCTCGAAATTACCGAAGGAACGGCCATGCAAGATATTGACCATACCCGCTCCTTATTGCGAGAACTGAAAAATGTGGGGATCAATGTGGTCTTGGACGATTTCGGGACGGGATTTTCTTCGTTGGCTTACCTTAAAAATCTTCCCCTGGATGGCTTAAAAATCGATCTCAGCTTTATTCAACAGCTTCCTGATAGTGCAACGGATGCCGCGATTGTGATTGCTATCCTCAAAATGGCCAAGGTTCTTAACTTGTATGTAATTGCCGAAGGAGTAGAGACCGCCGAACAACTCGACTTCTTACGGAATGAAGGATGTGATGTGGCTCAAGGGTATTTCGTTAGTCCCCCGAAACCTGCTCAGGACTTAGAACCGTTGTGGGAAAATGCCGCGCGGCGAACACAAGTGCAATGA
- a CDS encoding flagellar assembly protein A translates to MATWIERIRDTVKNLFRGVQTSLHQVGHLAALLPGRHEASGRIWIDSGGQVHVQNPHALHGLYPIIIVPPADSGITVEINGNLAEENEVVVEASDHIVIATIPEPPLSRFDIHIDDEGMIAVLTVEYRMGKTRTIESTEPATRLVIPVKTEWEAPDPITVEEVLEKLHRLGVHPDRVDHETLVDFVTRQESGSVRVAHGIPPVSGTSESYQPLPVETKIRYYQGIAVDRPGFVEIGEIIGILVPGEASHPGITVWGTPILPTAPPPNVFKLGDGVEMMERGMHLVATRSGRVRWEPGHVQVIPEKIFTGPVRTTLAYDGDLVIEGDVQGKVTAVASGHIIITGSVMDAEIVAKEQIWIFGETQGAVIYSGYQDVSYPEVLEQLRRLNEVLWILEHGYHQVCERMPDSHVVPGKIFAWLVQTKFPEWRSLVQWLEKMKTRSPYRKNPDLRLLVEDILPVIGREQLFHIEDVTLLERIHQGIEHFIDTVKHGEQGNFLSGVFLKVAIHTMIRSAGSVTLQEARLCDIESGDLVDITGQMIGGNVTAQESVTARTLGSEESIDTFVSVINPRGFVRSHLIHPQTVVQIGTYTEDFTTAMTDVVIDQG, encoded by the coding sequence GTGGCAACATGGATTGAGCGCATTCGGGACACGGTGAAAAATCTGTTCCGCGGGGTTCAGACATCATTGCATCAAGTAGGTCATCTTGCCGCATTGTTGCCAGGGCGTCATGAAGCATCGGGACGCATTTGGATTGATTCAGGTGGTCAAGTTCATGTGCAAAATCCTCATGCTCTCCATGGACTCTATCCCATCATCATTGTTCCCCCCGCCGACAGTGGGATTACGGTTGAAATAAACGGCAATTTGGCTGAAGAGAATGAAGTTGTGGTGGAAGCGTCTGATCACATTGTGATTGCCACGATTCCAGAGCCGCCTCTTTCCCGTTTCGACATCCATATTGATGACGAGGGCATGATCGCTGTGTTGACGGTCGAATATCGTATGGGGAAAACCCGCACTATTGAATCCACGGAACCTGCCACCCGCTTGGTGATTCCGGTGAAAACTGAATGGGAGGCGCCTGATCCTATTACGGTGGAAGAAGTGCTTGAGAAGTTACACCGTTTAGGTGTTCATCCAGACCGGGTGGATCACGAAACTCTCGTAGATTTCGTCACTCGCCAGGAGTCGGGATCGGTGAGGGTGGCCCATGGGATCCCACCTGTTTCTGGAACCAGTGAATCCTATCAACCCCTTCCCGTGGAAACCAAGATTCGGTATTACCAGGGCATTGCGGTAGACCGCCCAGGGTTTGTAGAAATCGGCGAGATAATCGGAATTTTAGTGCCGGGTGAAGCCTCTCATCCCGGAATCACGGTGTGGGGCACACCGATTCTTCCCACTGCTCCCCCTCCCAATGTCTTTAAGCTTGGGGACGGCGTTGAAATGATGGAACGGGGCATGCATCTGGTGGCGACGCGTAGTGGGCGGGTTCGGTGGGAACCCGGCCATGTGCAAGTCATCCCGGAAAAAATTTTTACAGGACCTGTGCGAACGACCCTGGCTTACGATGGAGATTTGGTCATTGAAGGGGACGTTCAAGGAAAAGTAACCGCAGTCGCGTCTGGTCATATCATTATCACGGGATCGGTCATGGACGCGGAAATTGTGGCTAAAGAACAGATTTGGATTTTTGGAGAAACGCAAGGGGCTGTGATTTATTCCGGGTATCAAGACGTTTCTTATCCCGAAGTCCTTGAGCAGTTGCGGCGATTGAATGAAGTGCTTTGGATATTGGAACATGGTTATCACCAAGTGTGTGAACGGATGCCAGATAGCCACGTCGTACCAGGCAAAATTTTTGCCTGGCTGGTTCAAACCAAATTTCCGGAATGGCGTTCATTAGTTCAGTGGTTAGAAAAAATGAAGACACGTTCTCCTTACCGGAAAAATCCCGATCTTCGCCTGTTGGTGGAAGATATTTTGCCAGTAATCGGACGAGAGCAACTATTTCACATCGAAGACGTAACTTTGCTCGAGCGCATTCATCAAGGCATTGAGCACTTTATTGATACAGTCAAGCATGGAGAGCAAGGAAACTTCTTATCTGGAGTGTTTTTGAAAGTTGCCATTCACACCATGATTCGCAGTGCCGGTTCTGTTACCCTGCAAGAGGCCCGGTTATGCGATATTGAATCGGGCGATTTGGTGGATATCACTGGCCAAATGATTGGAGGGAATGTGACGGCCCAAGAGAGCGTAACGGCACGCACTTTGGGCTCAGAAGAAAGCATTGACACCTTCGTTTCCGTTATCAATCCCCGTGGTTTTGTGCGCAGTCACCTGATACATCCTCAAACTGTGGTGCAAATTGGAACGTATACGGAAGACTTTACGACTGCGATGACTGATGTTGTGATCGATCAAGGCTAA